From the Lysobacterales bacterium genome, one window contains:
- a CDS encoding low molecular weight phosphotyrosine protein phosphatase yields the protein MAAIEAERAFAEAGLAQRVRIDSAGTLDFHAGRPADARSIALAADFGLDLGAHRARQVTRADIDGAELVIAMDRRNIADLRQFAPAHAWGRVRLLMSFAGQVQGEVPDPYTGGRADFERSFALIREGVAGLTKQLQHLHNPI from the coding sequence TTGGCGGCGATCGAAGCCGAACGCGCCTTTGCGGAAGCGGGTCTGGCGCAGCGGGTGCGGATCGACTCGGCCGGCACGCTCGACTTCCATGCCGGTCGCCCGGCCGATGCCCGTTCGATCGCCCTGGCTGCCGATTTCGGACTGGACCTCGGCGCGCATCGTGCCCGCCAAGTGACCCGCGCCGACATCGATGGCGCGGAGCTGGTCATTGCCATGGACCGTCGCAACATCGCCGACTTGCGCCAGTTTGCGCCGGCCCATGCCTGGGGCCGGGTGCGCCTGCTGATGTCGTTTGCGGGTCAGGTCCAGGGCGAAGTGCCCGATCCCTACACCGGCGGCCGCGCCGACTTCGAACGCAGCTTTGCCTTGATCCGTGAAGGCGTCGCGGGACTGACCAAACAGCTCCAGCACCTGCATAATCCGATCTGA
- the kdsB gene encoding 3-deoxy-manno-octulosonate cytidylyltransferase gives MTIAFSVAIPARFGASRLPGKPLRLLNGRPMIAHVVDRALAAGAAEVVVATDDARIAAAVQGSGAIVCMTRAEHPSGTDRLAEVAQQLRWPDQHIVVNLQGDEPLAPVSGIRAVAETLATSTAPMATLATPVLDVDELFSPNCVKLVRATNGDALYFSRAPMPWARDAFAVERARLPVGVVFLRHIGIYGYRAGFLRRYVAMPTGVLERIESLEQLRVLEAGERIAVALAPEAFPAGVDTEADLARVEALLRQEKEH, from the coding sequence ATGACCATCGCGTTCTCCGTCGCCATTCCCGCCCGCTTTGGCGCCAGTCGCCTGCCGGGCAAGCCGCTGCGATTGTTGAACGGGCGGCCGATGATCGCGCATGTGGTGGACCGGGCGCTCGCCGCCGGGGCGGCCGAGGTGGTGGTGGCGACCGACGATGCGCGCATCGCGGCAGCCGTGCAGGGCAGCGGTGCCATCGTGTGCATGACCCGCGCCGAGCACCCGTCCGGGACCGACCGCCTGGCTGAAGTCGCGCAGCAATTGCGCTGGCCGGACCAGCACATCGTCGTGAATCTGCAAGGGGATGAGCCGCTGGCGCCGGTCAGCGGCATCCGCGCCGTCGCCGAGACCCTGGCAACGAGCACGGCGCCGATGGCGACCCTGGCGACACCGGTGCTCGACGTCGATGAGCTGTTTTCGCCGAATTGCGTGAAGCTGGTACGGGCCACGAATGGCGATGCGCTGTATTTCAGCCGCGCGCCGATGCCTTGGGCCCGCGATGCCTTTGCCGTCGAGCGCGCTCGCTTGCCGGTGGGTGTCGTCTTCCTGCGGCATATCGGCATCTACGGTTACCGGGCCGGTTTCCTGCGTCGTTATGTCGCGATGCCGACCGGCGTGCTCGAGCGGATCGAGTCGCTGGAGCAACTGCGCGTGCTGGAAGCCGGCGAGCGCATCGCGGTCGCGCTGGCGCCGGAGGCGTTCCCGGCAGGCGTCGATACCGAGGCTGACCTGGCCCGGGTCGAAGCCTTGCTCCGGCAAGAGAAAGAACATTAA
- a CDS encoding tetraacyldisaccharide 4'-kinase gives MSLRARVEARLNGIWYEGVAVPWWAEFGERLYRTVFGLRRWAYSLGVRRSTRLAVPVIIVGNLTAGGTGKTPLVAWLANELRQRGWQPGIITRGYGAAASNAQRLPPGAEPAEFGDEPVWLAHATGCPVAIGRRRAVAARLLIERDGVDVLISDDGLQHWSLARDFEIALIDGQRGFGNGRLLPAGPLREPVERLQRVDAVVMNGGQREGAYAMQVRAERVLSLRDLAHAKPLSAFAGQHVHAVAGIGNPRRFFDLLRSHGLSVDAHPYPDHHPFDGSELRFDDDRPVFITEKDAGKCAPHADGRIWGYRSTSNCRPNSLI, from the coding sequence ATGAGCCTGCGTGCGCGCGTCGAGGCGCGCCTGAATGGCATCTGGTACGAGGGCGTGGCGGTGCCTTGGTGGGCTGAATTCGGCGAGCGGCTGTATCGCACTGTCTTCGGGCTGCGGCGCTGGGCCTATTCGCTCGGAGTGCGTCGATCCACTCGCCTGGCCGTTCCGGTCATCATCGTCGGCAATCTCACGGCTGGCGGCACCGGCAAGACGCCGCTGGTGGCTTGGCTGGCCAATGAATTGCGTCAGCGCGGCTGGCAGCCCGGGATCATCACCCGTGGTTACGGCGCCGCGGCCAGCAATGCGCAGCGACTGCCGCCGGGTGCCGAACCCGCCGAATTCGGCGACGAACCCGTCTGGTTGGCGCATGCCACCGGCTGCCCGGTCGCGATCGGTCGACGCCGTGCCGTCGCGGCGCGCCTGTTGATCGAGCGCGACGGCGTCGATGTGCTGATCAGCGACGACGGCCTGCAGCACTGGTCGCTGGCCCGCGATTTCGAGATCGCACTGATCGACGGTCAGCGCGGCTTCGGCAATGGCCGGCTGTTGCCGGCCGGGCCACTGCGCGAACCGGTCGAGCGGTTGCAGCGGGTCGATGCCGTGGTCATGAATGGCGGTCAGCGCGAGGGTGCCTATGCGATGCAAGTGCGCGCCGAACGCGTGCTGTCACTGCGCGACCTCGCCCACGCCAAGCCGCTGTCCGCGTTTGCCGGGCAGCACGTGCACGCCGTCGCCGGCATCGGCAATCCGCGCCGATTCTTCGACTTGTTGCGCAGCCACGGTCTGTCGGTCGATGCGCATCCATATCCTGACCACCACCCCTTCGACGGCAGCGAACTCCGGTTCGACGATGATCGGCCGGTGTTCATCACCGAGAAGGACGCCGGCAAATGTGCGCCGCACGCCGACGGCCGCATCTGGGGGTACCGATCGACGTCGAACTGCCGCCCGAATTCGCTGATCTGA
- the msbA gene encoding lipid A export permease/ATP-binding protein MsbA, translating to MDPAIPPARLSTAALYRRLLGFSKAYWPIALIALIGMLFEAAAAGAFTWLMQPLIDGTFVNHDLKVVRWLPGVIVAIFLVRGLATFTADVAMARIGRGVVRDMRDHLIEKSLRMPSSWFDREAPAAQISRLTYNTEQLAYAAAEAVKIVLTDALTILFLLGVMLHNSVKLTVTMFFMVPLIALIVATVGKRYRRINTTLQDAFAQFSHRAEQALAGQEAIKIYGAQPVERARIAELAQRNYRLNLKVIATQAMSSSLVQLLAACALAAIVFVASREAVRDGMTAGSFMALISAMMAMLPSLKKITNVQSMIQRGIAAAESVFAVLDAEAEVDRGTHRIARARGELVFDQVTFEYAGGKGRALDGVSFRVAPGTTTAIVGRSGSGKSTLAKLLPRFYEAQSGRILLDGVALADYRLDELRRQIAVVSQNVVLFDDSIAANIAFGALAGASRDDIIAAARAANALEFIDTLPDGFDTRIGDRGVLLSGGQRQRIAIARAILKNAPILILDEATSALDSESERLIQEALDRILAERTAIVIAHRLSTIEHADQVIVLDGGRVQEAGTHTELIARDGAYARLHRLQFRDSEDAG from the coding sequence ATGGACCCCGCCATCCCGCCTGCGCGTCTGAGCACCGCGGCGCTGTATCGCCGGCTGCTCGGTTTCTCGAAGGCGTACTGGCCGATCGCGCTGATCGCGTTGATCGGCATGCTGTTCGAAGCGGCTGCGGCGGGGGCATTCACCTGGCTGATGCAGCCGTTGATCGACGGCACCTTCGTGAACCACGATCTGAAGGTGGTGCGCTGGCTGCCGGGCGTGATCGTCGCGATCTTCCTCGTCCGCGGCCTTGCGACTTTCACCGCCGATGTCGCGATGGCCCGTATCGGCCGCGGCGTGGTCCGCGACATGCGCGATCACCTGATCGAGAAGTCGCTGCGGATGCCGTCCAGCTGGTTCGACCGCGAGGCGCCGGCCGCGCAGATTTCGCGTCTGACCTACAACACCGAGCAGCTCGCCTACGCCGCCGCCGAAGCGGTGAAGATCGTGCTGACCGATGCCCTGACGATCCTGTTCCTGCTCGGCGTGATGCTGCACAACAGCGTCAAGCTGACAGTGACGATGTTCTTCATGGTGCCCCTGATCGCGCTGATCGTCGCCACCGTCGGCAAGCGCTACCGGCGCATCAACACGACACTCCAGGACGCCTTCGCCCAGTTCTCGCATCGTGCCGAACAGGCCTTGGCGGGGCAGGAGGCGATCAAGATCTATGGCGCGCAACCGGTCGAGCGCGCCCGCATCGCCGAACTGGCGCAGCGCAATTACCGCCTGAACCTGAAGGTCATTGCGACCCAGGCCATGAGTTCGTCGCTGGTGCAGTTGCTCGCGGCCTGCGCATTGGCCGCGATCGTCTTTGTCGCGAGTCGCGAGGCCGTGCGCGACGGCATGACCGCCGGCAGCTTCATGGCCCTGATCAGCGCGATGATGGCGATGCTGCCGTCGTTGAAGAAGATCACCAACGTGCAAAGCATGATCCAGCGCGGCATTGCGGCCGCCGAGTCAGTGTTCGCCGTGCTTGACGCCGAGGCCGAAGTCGATCGCGGGACGCACCGCATCGCGCGCGCGCGCGGCGAGCTGGTGTTCGATCAGGTCACGTTCGAATATGCCGGCGGCAAGGGGCGTGCGCTGGACGGCGTCAGTTTTCGCGTCGCGCCCGGCACCACCACGGCCATCGTCGGCCGGTCCGGCAGCGGCAAGAGCACCCTGGCGAAATTGCTGCCGCGATTCTACGAAGCACAGTCCGGACGGATCCTGCTCGATGGCGTCGCATTGGCCGATTACCGGCTGGATGAATTGCGCCGCCAGATCGCCGTGGTCAGCCAGAATGTCGTGCTGTTCGACGACAGCATTGCCGCGAACATCGCGTTCGGTGCACTCGCCGGCGCCAGCCGCGACGACATCATCGCCGCCGCTCGTGCCGCGAACGCGCTCGAATTCATCGACACGCTGCCGGACGGCTTCGACACCCGCATCGGTGACCGCGGCGTGCTGCTGTCCGGCGGCCAGCGCCAGCGCATCGCGATCGCCCGCGCGATCCTGAAGAACGCGCCGATCCTGATCCTCGACGAAGCCACCTCGGCGCTGGATTCGGAAAGCGAGCGCCTGATCCAGGAAGCGCTCGACCGCATCCTCGCCGAACGCACCGCCATCGTCATCGCGCACCGCCTGTCGACCATCGAGCATGCCGACCAGGTGATCGTGCTGGATGGCGGACGCGTGCAGGAGGCCGGTACGCACACCGAACTGATCGCCCGCGACGGCGCCTACGCGCGTCTGCATCGCCTGCAATTCCGCGACAGCGAGGACGCGGGATGA
- a CDS encoding biopolymer transporter ExbD → MARSASANDEFEINVISLIDVMLTLLMFFVMTATFEHRSLMKVALPEAGSKETTAAQKALEILVDREGRFFIGANEVINPSLATLKDAIVQEAGEDRERPVTLRADGRTPHQAVVTAMDALGQLGFARLSIATVPAKAEAK, encoded by the coding sequence ATCGCGCGTTCCGCATCGGCCAACGACGAGTTCGAGATCAACGTGATCTCGCTGATCGACGTGATGCTGACGCTGCTGATGTTCTTCGTGATGACCGCGACCTTCGAGCATCGTTCGCTGATGAAGGTCGCGCTGCCCGAAGCCGGCAGCAAGGAAACCACCGCCGCGCAAAAGGCCCTGGAGATCCTGGTCGACCGCGAGGGGCGCTTCTTCATCGGGGCCAACGAGGTGATCAATCCGAGCCTGGCGACGCTGAAGGACGCGATCGTTCAGGAGGCCGGTGAAGACCGTGAACGCCCGGTCACGCTCCGGGCCGATGGCCGCACGCCGCATCAGGCCGTGGTCACCGCGATGGATGCGCTCGGGCAACTCGGTTTCGCGCGCCTGTCGATCGCGACCGTGCCCGCGAAAGCCGAAGCCAAGTAA